In one Diabrotica virgifera virgifera chromosome 7, PGI_DIABVI_V3a genomic region, the following are encoded:
- the LOC114327713 gene encoding coenzyme Q-binding protein COQ10 homolog A, mitochondrial-like isoform X2: MYEVVSDVQNYSTFLPFCTKSTIQNQNPDEIRVNLEIGFPPICENYTSVVTMNRPNVVFARSADGRLFEYLETVWRFSSVPEGDPMTCIVDFSIRFKFKNALYSHVASIFFGKLVKSIENAFIYEAARRYGKPSGVIADLQD, from the coding sequence ATGTACGAAGTGGTATCAGACGTCCAAAACTATTCAACTTTCTTACCATTTTGCACCAAATCAACGATCCAAAACCAAAATCCAGATGAGATAAGAGTAAATTTAGAAATCGGTTTTCCACCAATATGCGAAAATTACACATCAGTTGTCACAATGAACAGACCAAATGTGGTATTTGCAAGAAGTGCAGATGGGAGGCTCTTCGAATACTTGGAAACTGTTTGGCGGTTTAGCTCTGTTCCTGAAGGCGATCCGATGACGTGTATCGTAGATTTTTCTATcaggtttaaatttaaaaatgctctttACTCCCACGTGGCTTCGATTTTTTTCGGGAAGTTGGTGAAAAGCATAGAGAATGCTTTTATTTACGAAGCCGCGAGAAGGTACGGGAAGCCTTCTGGTGTCATAGCTGATTTACAAGATTGA
- the LOC114327713 gene encoding coenzyme Q-binding protein COQ10 homolog A, mitochondrial-like isoform X1, translated as MVLNYLFKRRPEYKAKKLLCFSKEQMYEVVSDVQNYSTFLPFCTKSTIQNQNPDEIRVNLEIGFPPICENYTSVVTMNRPNVVFARSADGRLFEYLETVWRFSSVPEGDPMTCIVDFSIRFKFKNALYSHVASIFFGKLVKSIENAFIYEAARRYGKPSGVIADLQD; from the exons ATGGTTCTAAATTATTTGTTTAAAAGGAGGCCAGAATATAAAGCTAAAAAATTACTATG TTTCTCCAAAGAACAAATGTACGAAGTGGTATCAGACGTCCAAAACTATTCAACTTTCTTACCATTTTGCACCAAATCAACGATCCAAAACCAAAATCCAGATGAGATAAGAGTAAATTTAGAAATCGGTTTTCCACCAATATGCGAAAATTACACATCAGTTGTCACAATGAACAGACCAAATGTGGTATTTGCAAGAAGTGCAGATGGGAGGCTCTTCGAATACTTGGAAACTGTTTGGCGGTTTAGCTCTGTTCCTGAAGGCGATCCGATGACGTGTATCGTAGATTTTTCTATcaggtttaaatttaaaaatgctctttACTCCCACGTGGCTTCGATTTTTTTCGGGAAGTTGGTGAAAAGCATAGAGAATGCTTTTATTTACGAAGCCGCGAGAAGGTACGGGAAGCCTTCTGGTGTCATAGCTGATTTACAAGATTGA